The sequence below is a genomic window from Dyadobacter chenwenxiniae.
AGAAAGGCCGGCCGGCGACAAGTGGGCTTAAATTTCATCAAAAGGCCTTTTATGCTCGCATAGGAAAAGTGAATTCTAAATTAAAATTGTATGGCGGTTTCAAACCATCAGGTACAATGGGGTGGCAAATCAAAGTTTTTGGTTGCTGAAAGCGGAAATCTGCCGGATGGTCTGTCAAACTATATCAATGCGGTATTTGGCACTATTGGCGGACACGGCGACGATGTCACACACTTTGACAGCACCAACCGCGTTGGTAACCACTTAGGCTCGCTGGACGTCGCTATTGAAGTGGAAACCTATGGAACCAGCATTCACCTTTACCGGCAATTTATCTATGAGGACGGTTCCCTGTTTTATTTTGAAGGCATCTTTGATGGCCTGAATGGTTTGAGGATCAGAAGGAAAAATTCGTACGGATCCAACTTTGAGGTTACCGAGGGGGTTTTAGAGTTCCTTTACACCAAAGATCAAGGCGGAGATCAGTTTGAAGGTGGAAATGGAAAAAAGCGTGGAAATGATAACTATTTCAATAATCAGCAAATCCGCGACGGCTGGTCTTATTATGACCGCACCATTGGAACTCCATTTATTCCTCCTACTTCACAAACCAGCTGGAAATGGCCCGCTTACAACAATTTTACCAGCAATAACCGGGTGATGGTTTGGCATGTTGGCCTTAAGGGAACATTATTCAGAAACATCCAATGGCACACTAAACTTTCTTATTCCGACAATTCAGGCACTTACAGGGCTCGTTTCCTAGGTTCTCCCAAACAGTTTTCCGGCATCATAGGCGCTCAAACCCATGTGAATGCATTAGGCGGAATGACTATCAAAGGCTCTTATGCCAGCGACATGGGTGATTTATATCGCAAAACGCAAGGATTTATGCTTGGGATCAGGAAAGATTTTTCCTTTAATTAACCAAATTCTACTCTTCATTCCCTCAGATATTCCGCCGTCGAACTATCTGATCTCCGCCCGGATTTTTGCAGCCAGCGCCGCGAGTTGTTCCTGTGAAGTATTCATTTTTTTAGAGAAGTCCGCGTCCGCCATGCTGTTCAACGGGAGCAGGTGAATGTGCGTATGAGGCACTTCTAAACCAATGACTGTCAATCCGATACGCAAACAAGGAACAACTTTTTGCAAGGCGGGAACAATGCTTCTTGCAAAGAGAAAAAGGTCCGAATATTCTTTTTGTTCCAAATCAAAAATGTAATCCACCTCTCTTTTCGGGATCACCAATGTATGTCCGGCTGTGATCGGAAACGCGTCCAGAAATGCAAGGAAATCATCCGTTTCCGCAATTTTATGACTTGGTATTTCTCCCTTTACAATCTTTGAAAATATAGATGCCATCAGATTATCAATTAAATATCGTTTAGTTGAAGAGTTCAGTGACGAATCGTCCCAGATCTTTCCTCAAATAAGTAATTAAAAACTGAAAAGTACTTAATATTGTGTTCCAAAACTTTAACAGCAAGAATATGAATTTTACAAATTGGCGTGCTTTCACAAAGGCAAGCGTAGTCGCATTATTTTCACTGGCTTTCATTTCTAACACCGCAGAAGCGCAGGAAAAGGGGAAATGGGTGAAATTATTCGACGGCAAAAGTCTGAACGGCTGGCATAGCTGGCAGTCCGACGAAGTGTTGCCACAATGGAAAGTGGAAGATGGCGTTATTGTGCTTGCAGAAAAAGGCGGCAAGGACCTCGTTACAGATAAAGAATACGGTGACTTCGAACTTGAGCTGGAATGGAAAATTTCAGAAGGCGGTAACAGCGGCATCATTTACCACGTAATCGAAGACAAAAAATATTGCTGCCCCTACTCCACCGGACCAGAAATCCAGATCTTGGACGACGTTAAGCACCCTGATGCAAAGGCCGGAAAAGCTGGAAATCACAAGTCAGGATCACTTTACGATATGCTTCCGCCAACCGATTTTGCAGCTGTAAAACCTGCGGGAGAATGGAATAAAGCCAAAGTGGTTATCAAAGGCGGCCGCGGCGAAAGCTGGTTGAACGGCAAAAAAGTAGTTGAATTTGCTGCGCAAGGCGGCGAATGGGATAAAATGG
It includes:
- a CDS encoding capsule assembly Wzi family protein, producing MAVSNHQVQWGGKSKFLVAESGNLPDGLSNYINAVFGTIGGHGDDVTHFDSTNRVGNHLGSLDVAIEVETYGTSIHLYRQFIYEDGSLFYFEGIFDGLNGLRIRRKNSYGSNFEVTEGVLEFLYTKDQGGDQFEGGNGKKRGNDNYFNNQQIRDGWSYYDRTIGTPFIPPTSQTSWKWPAYNNFTSNNRVMVWHVGLKGTLFRNIQWHTKLSYSDNSGTYRARFLGSPKQFSGIIGAQTHVNALGGMTIKGSYASDMGDLYRKTQGFMLGIRKDFSFN
- a CDS encoding HIT family protein; translation: MASIFSKIVKGEIPSHKIAETDDFLAFLDAFPITAGHTLVIPKREVDYIFDLEQKEYSDLFLFARSIVPALQKVVPCLRIGLTVIGLEVPHTHIHLLPLNSMADADFSKKMNTSQEQLAALAAKIRAEIR
- a CDS encoding 3-keto-disaccharide hydrolase — translated: MNFTNWRAFTKASVVALFSLAFISNTAEAQEKGKWVKLFDGKSLNGWHSWQSDEVLPQWKVEDGVIVLAEKGGKDLVTDKEYGDFELELEWKISEGGNSGIIYHVIEDKKYCCPYSTGPEIQILDDVKHPDAKAGKAGNHKSGSLYDMLPPTDFAAVKPAGEWNKAKVVIKGGRGESWLNGKKVVEFAAQGGEWDKMVAGSKFKTWEGFGASSKGKIALQDHGNKVSFRNIQIKEL